ATTTGATTTCGCGGACTTTGTATTCCGGTCCCAGATAGTTTTGGAGCCACTCGATACCCGCTTTATTGCTTCCTCGTCCGGAGTTACCCACATAGATTTCGTATCCGTTAAGCATAACGTCTCCACCTTCCAGGTAGATACCATCCTCCCTGAAAGCGGGGGAAACCGCGGGTACAGCCACGTGTTTAGTTCCGGTTCCTTTGATGCGTTCCCTGATAATGGGCCTTATAGCGTACCTTTCCTTTGCGCGAAACGGGATTTTGATAGCTGTCTCAATCACATTGTTACCTATAACCAGAATAGGATCGCGGGCCATCAAAAAGAAACTCCCCTTCTGTACGTCCGCCAGGTATCCCTTTTCGGCGGGATGGGTTAACCGGCGGGGACGATGGACTATCACCCCCCGTTTCTCAAGCGCTTTTGCCAAACCGTTGATCTGCTCGACAACCATCTTGGCGCTTTCAGGTTCCACTTCACTGACTGGTTTTCCACCATCTTTTTTCATCATTTCAATATACTTGGGATCATAGATAAAACTCACCGCATCACAATAGCTGGGTAGAACCATATCCTCTCCTCTGCCGACAACGACCTCTTTGAGTGTGCCCCATTCATGGTTCACGGAAACACTTTGCTGGGAACTTTTCATATCTGGGCCTCTTTCCTTTTTAGAATCCTTTGCCGAACATCGGGATTGCCATCCTGTCAACAATAGTCCCACTATACTTAAGAATATTACAGAAGTTTTCATTATCTCTTTTCTCCTTCTTGCGCATAACGGATGCGCTGTCCCGACCGCCCGGCTAAATTTTGCAACCATGCAAGGACTGACACCTTTCCTTCTCGCTTACCCAAAGGTGTAATGCTTCTTAACGTCTTTGCGAATATTCCATGTACATGACATTCCAACTGGGAATGTAACAAGATCACCTTTGCCCATTTCTACTGGCTCGCCGCCGTCAGGAGTAACAACAACATCACCTTCGAGAAAATAGCACGTTTCCTGACTATCATAGCTCCACGGGAATTCGGATGCTTCCTTTGTCCAGACAGGCCAGCCCAATACTCCCAATTCTTTCAACCGTTCTTCGCTTGGATTGTGTTCTACTGTGATTTGATTCATAGTCTTTACCACCTGTTTTAATTTCCCTGCACAGTAACAATAATCTTTCGCGAACGAGGTTTTACATCACACTCAAGAAGAAATATCTGCTGCCAGGTACCCAACACGAGGCGTCCTTTGCTTATGGGCATAGTC
This region of Syntrophales bacterium genomic DNA includes:
- a CDS encoding arginine deiminase family protein, translated to MKTSVIFLSIVGLLLTGWQSRCSAKDSKKERGPDMKSSQQSVSVNHEWGTLKEVVVGRGEDMVLPSYCDAVSFIYDPKYIEMMKKDGGKPVSEVEPESAKMVVEQINGLAKALEKRGVIVHRPRRLTHPAEKGYLADVQKGSFFLMARDPILVIGNNVIETAIKIPFRAKERYAIRPIIRERIKGTGTKHVAVPAVSPAFREDGIYLEGGDVMLNGYEIYVGNSGRGSNKAGIEWLQNYLGPEYKVREIKLNPEFEHLDCVLALLRPGLGLICRKGILSELPESLRNWDFVEVSVDEAKKLGANCLVLDDKTVIMAEHQHRIAEALRKKGHNVIEIPYDQVVTWGGGFRCSHHPLRRESKLER
- a CDS encoding cupin domain-containing protein; its protein translation is MNQITVEHNPSEERLKELGVLGWPVWTKEASEFPWSYDSQETCYFLEGDVVVTPDGGEPVEMGKGDLVTFPVGMSCTWNIRKDVKKHYTFG